The Tachysurus fulvidraco isolate hzauxx_2018 chromosome 19, HZAU_PFXX_2.0, whole genome shotgun sequence genomic sequence CGCTGGAAATCGTTGAGCATCTTAAGCCCACGCGCTCGTCTTTGGATattcttcctccttttttatttaagcaAGTTTTTATCGATGTTGCTCCGTATCATTTGTTCATCATTAATCGCAGTTTAGAATCTGCCATTATGCCTAACTGTTTGCCCCACTGCTTAAAAAACAGAATCAGGACTCATCGGTTTTAACACACAGttttaacacaaaaatgttGTTAAACGTTTACAACAGTTACAACGTTTTTTAGCAGATAATTcaatgtttaaaaacatttcagttaGATTTTTGTAAATCCCATTCTACCGAGACTTTTGCACTTTCGAAGGTTCTTAacgatatttttttaaatcatgtaatTTGGGTGATTTTGCAGTCTTTGTACCCTTAGATTTGACAGCTGCTTTCGGTACAGTCGATCATGATGTTCTCATCGAGCGTTTAGAACATTGTGTTGGATTAAGAGGTGTCACGCTGGATTGATTTAAATCAGATTTTGTACATAAAAGTTTTTCAGACAGGATGGGTGAACATTACTCGAGTAATGCTTTTTTGCCCTGTGGGGTCTCTCAGGGTTGTATTTTGGCTCCTTTGCTTATTTCTCTCTATATGCTCCTTCTTGGCTCAAAAACATGGTTTGTCATTTCactgctatgcggatgacactCGGGTTTATTTGTCTGTCGAACGAAATTCTGTGGGTCTTGAGTCTCTTACGGCATGTTTGGCAGATGTAAAGACTCGGCTTTCCTTAAATTTTTTAATCTTCAATGAAAGGAAAACTGAAATTATAGTTTTTAGTCTATCTGAATTTTCAAATTCCCTGAAACTAGACTTGGGAGGGATGTCTTTGTGTTTCATGGGTAAAaatcttggtttcatttttgATGATGGTTTAAAGTTTGACCAACAATTAAATTCAGTCGTCAaagctttcttttttcagcTGCGTCTGCTTTTTCCAAAGCTaagccatttctttcttttaaagattttgaaaaagtaattcatgtttttatttaatctagGCTGGACTACCGTAACTGTCTATTTTGGGATAAACCAGACAGCTTTATCCCGCTTGCAGCTTGTCCAAAATGCTGCGGCTCGACTCTTGTGTGGGGTAAAAAAGAGGGAGCATATTGCTCCTATTTTACGCTCACTACATTGGTTGCCCGTTTGTTTTAGACTGGATTTAAAAATTTTGCTCCTCGTTTACAAATCTCGGAATGGTTTGCCCCCCCTTATCTCAGTGAGTTACGGACTGAGTATCAACCCACTAGATCCCTTTGGTCTTCCAACCAGGATCTATTGTTTACCCCAAAGTCGAGGCTTAAGTGCAGGGGAGATCGTGCTTTCTGTATTGCTGCCCCCAGGCTCTGGAACGCCTTGCCACTGTCCATtatgcccctttcccaccgaggcattttgagtgcaggttcggagcctaatgtagaaccagttctttctgtttcgaccgccaaagcaccggctctgaaccaggaaaagtggttcttaagtagcaccaaaatgtcgctggtctagacttaagaaccgcttgtgtcaggagctgtgggcggggctgtgggcggggctactgttagcacatttgataatgtaccttaagtacactaatgtttaatacacttttactttaccacgatatgatcagttatcagcacacatgatagtaggtagctacatgctaaggctaactttttctgtgttgataaaataacgttatgtactttatcgattacaacctccgtttatacagattacacggagccgcacgtacacgttttattcgccgcgtttggatgtcagtgtaggttcacaaagccatgagcattaacagtaaagaaacatccaccattgttgttgtgtttgtgtttgtcgctgctgcactcacgttgctgggacacgtgacacgtatacagtgacgtcacactcgacGCTGTGACGCCTcactagccggtggaaaggcaaaccggttcttagaaggttcgccagtggaaccaactctgaaccagcaccagcactagctctgaaccagcacccggttctttccggtggaaaagaggcattagacAACAAGCCTCTTctaagacatttttattttcaaaagcgTATAGCTGATGGgatatttatatgattttataagttttctgtttgtttgttgtgtgtttttctgtttttaatgaccTAACGGAAAGCACATTGATCGACAGAAGTTGTAATTaattgtgctatataaatacattGTCATTGCCATTGTCATTATGGATTAACAAATGGGCACAAATAACAGGTCTGAAAATAAAGACAGCATTTAACaattaataaatgcaaacaaTGTAGAATTTAAAACATTAGACATTGTGTTAATGAACATTGTGTTAATGAACGTACCTTAGTGTGCATGTCTCTTAGTGgcatattcttttatttttgctaaATTCTATGTGGTTGTTGTAATTAACAATATTCATATCGGTTGACCTTAAGTGCACCATAGACGGGTGTAGGACACTAACCTTTTGTATCAATTTCAATGACCTCAACATCAGGATCAGGGCTCTCAGGTTGCCCTGAACCTGTTGCACTCCCAGTCACCTCCTGGGGTGGGGTCTGGGTGGTGGAAAACAGCTCCTCCTCTTGTTACGCACAACGTTAGGATGTTAGGAGAATGATTAGCACAGGGTTtgacaaagaaataaagtgagTAGTGAAGATCTTGAgatgaacacaaatacacacatttaaccCATAACAGCCAGTTAAATGAAGCACACAGGTACGTGAGGAGAGGAAAATTATGTATCAGTAGATGCActgtgttaacattacttaacgAAACAGGAAATTGCTTTCTTTTAATGGTTAAAATGATCCGATATCTGTCTGTCGGACTACCTATGACTCTGAGGGACTTTTTCAGGCTGTTGTACTACTGTACCAAGTtgcaaatattaacattatgaTTTCTACGGGGCAAGTGAAATACTGACCTTCCTTTAGAGTAGGGGTGATTGTTACCCGTTCAAAAAACCCAGATTCCTCAGGAGGCCCCGTTTCCTCAGGGATTCCAGAGAATTCTTCAGGTTGACTGGTAACTGTAATGTGGATCTCCTCCTCTTGGTAAAGACAAGGTGATGTGGTAAGAGATCAATTAGACCCCCAGAGTACAAGAAGAGGCCTGATAGTATGATTGTAACTTTagcaataaaaactaataaGAATTTAAATATCAGAATAGAAACTATTCACTTGGCCAGCTAAACAACTAGTTAACCCATAGTGAAACAAGTCACATTCTACACTATGGAATATGAAGGATTTAGGTGTGCAGTGTCCACTACAGCCAATAGTACTGACCTCCACCAGGAACCAATGTTACCACAGGGGGTCCAGAGCCTGAGTCCCCAGAAACTCCAGAATGTTCCCCAGAATATCCAGAAATAACTTCTAGAGAGTTTCCAGAGTGCCCAGAGACTCCTGAAACAAATTCTTTATTGTCTCCAGAGACAAGAACATCAGAGACTCCAGAAACAAAGCCTCCAGATTCTCCGGAAACAAAGCCTCCAGATTCTCCAGAAACAAAGCCTCCAGATTCTCCGGAAACAAAGCCTCCAGATTCTCCAGAAACAAAGCCTCCAGATTCTCCAGAAACAAAGCCTCCAGATTCTCCAGAAACAAAGCCTCCAGATTCCGTGGAAACAAGGTCTACAGGTACTAAAGAAACTATGTTTCCAGACTCTCCGGACACGAAGTCTCCAGATGTTCCGGAAACTATGTCTTCAGGCACTCCGGAAACAAAGCCTCCAGATGTTCCGGAAACTATGTCTCCAGACTCTCCAGAAACAAAGTCTCCAGAGTCCACAGAAACATTGTTTTCAGAAACAAAGCCACTAGTTACTCCTGAAACAAAGTCTGAATCTGTTCCCGAAACAAGGTCTTCAAAGTTTCCTGAAGCAAAGCTTTCAGAACTAATATATCCAGAACTTACATCTGCAAACCCTCCAGAAATAAAGCCCCCAGAACCTCCAGAACCTCTAGAAGCCATAGGCTCCCCAGAATGGTATTCTCCAGCATCAGGAATTTTTCCAGAAATCCCTGAATCTGCCGAAGCCTCAAAACTCCCAGAACTTAGCATGTGCCCAGAACCCAAAATGTCTCCAGAGATATGAAGGATTTCACTGGGCATCCGACGCGGCTCTTCCTCTTGTTAGAGACAAGATTAAGTGTTAAGAGACAGATTAGAACTGCATGATGACAATGATTTAGTTTAGACTGTTAGAGATGATGGGACAACAGTTTAGATGATGCATTGTAAGGAAGCAGGGTTACAGAGTTATGAGAAAAACCAAACATTTAACCAATCGAACTGCTAGTTAAATGAATATAAAGCCATTTTTATGTTGCAAAGTGTTGGTAAGacagtagtgtgtttgtgtgtgactgggTTGGTTGGGGTAATACAGACCTCCTGAAGTGTCTGGTCCCATCGAAACCCCTCCAGAGCCTGATGGGATGAGTGAAGGCGTTATAGGTAATTCATTTTTATCCTCCCTTTCATTTTCCAGTTCCTCTTCTggttcctcttcctcttcctctagtGAGGCTACATGTGCAGGGCTGTAGTCCTCATCTGGGGACAGAGTGCTAATCTCAATCTGCAAGAAAAAGGAAGGTAAATCATGTGTTGATATGGCTAGTGTCTTttcaattttaaatgtttttttgaatGTTATTAAGACAGATTTGAGTAAGATGATGATAAAAACATGGATGATAATTACTAAACGAACCCCTGGTGGGTTACGCTATAAATGGAAAAACATGGTATCATCTATATAATTTTATTAGGGCTATCCATAATTGAATTGTTTTTAATATGGGATATTTTCAATTGCCAGTGTTGCTCTCTCCCTGTTGAGTTCTTGTTGACTAGTCGTATGAAGACTTGCAGGGCAACGACTACATTCTGCTAGCATGTTGAAATGTTTACTATTAACCACTTTGGCTCTGAGTGACTTATGAGCCGTTCTTCGGGTTTATCGCTCCTCTATCAATGTAAACTCTACCTGCAAGTTGGGGAAGAATACAGCCTATATATCTGTTACTTGCCACTGAACAGATTAGTTGAGATGTACATTTGCTTACTGTGCGGTGATTCTGATGTGGACCCAACACTTCAAGTTATTTATTCAGTCCTTAATTCTGAGTTTAATCTATATGAAGTGCTACACTCAGTACTCAGTGGTCAAGTACCCACTGCAAGTGCAATAAAATGCTTATTTACACTCCATCCCTTTATGACCACAGTGCACCCATCTTCTGCAGGAATAACACGCCATGTCATAAAGCGTGAATCATCTCAGACTGGGTTCTTGAACATGACGATGAGTTCACTGTACTCAAATGGCCTCCACAAtcaccagatctcaatccaatagaggacctttgggatgtggtggaACGGGAGATTCGCATCTTGGATGTGCAGCCGACAAATCTGCAGTGACTGCGTGATGCTATCATGTCAATATGGACCAGAATGTCTGAGGAATGTTTCTAGTACCTTTTTGAATCTATGCCACGAAGGATTAAGGCAGTTCTGAAGGCAAAAGGGGGCGCAACCGGTACTAttaaggtgttcctaataaagtggcggTGAGTATATATATCCATTCacttaggcgtcatcgggcatcaaggcaggatacaccctggacggagtgccaacccatagcagggcacacgcacacgctcattcacacaccagacaattttccagagatgccaatcaacctaccatgcatgtctttggaccgggggaggaaaccggagtacccggaggaaacccccgaggcacggggagaacatgcaaactccacacacacaaggcggaggcgggaatcgaacccccaaccctggaggtgtgagccgaacgtgctaaccactaagccaccgttcccccagtatgtgtgtgtgtgtgtgtgtgtgtgtgtgtgtgtgtgtgtgtgtgtgtgtgtatgtgtgtgtgtgtgtgtgtgtgtgtgtgtgtgtgtgtgtactatatatatatatttttttttttctcatcttctGCACTGTAACATTTTGTCCTCAACTTGATAGAGGGATTTACAAGGAGCTGGCAGAACCTAATGAATAACAAAAAGACCAAAAATACATCCTTATACATCTGAAAAAGCTGCTTGTCTCAACATGTAAGAACAACCTGAGACAAGTAAGAGACTCGACAGGGCGGTTATTTCAGCTATCAGGGCCATTAAAGCACCACACCGTCTCACACCCAGTAACGCTAATGGACTTTAGATATGAGGTGTAATGACTGGACTGGTCACAcactttttaacaacaaatccagttccacaaaaaaaaaaaaaaaaaaaaaatgtgtaaattggATCCAGTTCTGAGCCTCTGATGTATCAGTTTTGCAGTTTCGCGACAAACCAGAATGTGGCGCCATAAAACCACATTCGGCTGCATACGTGTCTCAGACATGCTCAAAAAACGCTCAAGTCTCTCATCGACATGTGAATGGTCCTTGTGGAACCAAGACATACATGGAGGCAGAAAATCTTTTCCTTTCCTGCACAGTGATTCTTTTGAACAAAGTAATCAGACTTTTCTCAATGAGAAAACAACCAAGTTGTCATAGAAACCTAAACCTAGCGTgctcagtgtgtactgtgtgattAGCATGAGTTATGAGAACATCATAACTAGAGACTAAATAAATTCCATTGCTGGGCCAAATGAGTGTTTAACAGATATAACTAGAGTTTCAGTGTAATAACACCGTAAGCTTTTGAGAGACAACAAGGCCTGACTCTGTGCCGGCTGTTAGTCTACCCCGCCTCATGACCATCAGCCCCCCCACCTCCCAGCTCccaatgcaaacacacatatcTGTTGGGAGACGAGAGGCAGGCTAAAATAAGCCGGAGAACCAACACGCTACAGCCAACACATACACCGATGCTAAATCATGATATATAGTCTATTATAAATCTTCATATGCAGCCAGGAATGTGAAATAAACTTCACTGAGATGATCTGAGGTCACAGAAGTACTGTATGAGCAATGGACAAAACAAGGCCAGTGCTCAATGTGAGTCACACATTTGTCAGAGTGTTTTATCCACAGAATGGATTTTATTCCATGTTTTCCCAATCTAGCAATACAGCTTGTTGACTTGACTATGTCTTCAGTTTATATCAgtatatctatccatccatccatcttttggACTGATTGTCCTACCCAGGGTCACACAGGGGATCCAaggggactcagggcacaaggaaCACGCTGGAccaaccatcacacacacactcacacatgaaTTCACACACTGCATGCATGTCTATGGACCGAGGGAGGGAACTGGAGGACCTGGAGGAAACCACCaaggcagagagagaacatgcaaatgcCCCGTGAGGTGAGAGGCTAAACCACTAATCCCCAGTGCCCCCATATATCAGTACATATATTTAGAAAAACTGCCAAAGGTTTTTGATGCtctgtataaaaatgtttccattttaaaaaatgtcagaaCATGAACCAGGATTCGTGATAAATAATCTAACCCTAAGTGAAGAGACGTGTTTCTGACTTTATCTCAACTTCAGTAAGAATTAGCAAGCCGGTGTCAGTAAGGAGAATCcctctgcaacacacacacacacacacacacacacacacacacacacacacacacacacacacacacacacacacacacacacacacacacacacaacacacacacaacacactcacacacacacaaaacacacactcacacacacacatacacacacacacacacacacacacacacacacacaacacactcacacacacagacagatatcacacacacacatacacacacacacacacacacacacaacacacacacaacacactcacacacacacaaaacacacactcacacacacacatacacacacactcacacacacacatacacacagacagatatctcacacacacacacacacacacacacacaacacacacaaaacacacacacacacacacacacatacacacagacagatatctcacacacacacacacacaccacaccacaccacacacacacacaagattttTCCGTCCCAGGAAAACTGGGCACAGTGTGACAGAATCCACccggcaacacacacacacacacacacacacacacacacacacacacacacacacacacacacacacacacacacacacacacacacacacagatatcacacacacacacacacacaacacacacacacacacagatatcacacacacacacacacacacacacacacacacacacacacacacacacacacacacacacacattcacacactcattattaaAACTGTATATTATAACTGTAATAATTTATCTTATAAACAGATGATATCTGTTGAATATCTGTGGAACATGTTTCATTTTACTCTTTATTTAATTGTCAATAGTAGATAAACTCTGGTAAAATATTACCCAATATTACCCTCTACACAATCCTGTTGCAAACtgttattaatttaaaactgtAACCCAATGTGTTATTTTGCAGAAAACCTTTTATTAGGTTTGGAATGGCTTTGGACAATTTGGACAACCTTAAAATCTCTCGCAAAACCCTGAGCGTGTTACATTTAcggtatttggcagacgcctgaaatttatctcatttatacaactgagcaattggg encodes the following:
- the epyc gene encoding epiphycan translates to MALAFPSRNTRQADPDYDEDQDKMDVEYYDELSTDEPEIEISTLSPDEDYSPAHVASLEEEEEEPEEELENEREDKNELPITPSLIPSGSGGVSMGPDTSGGLYYPNQPKEEPRRMPSEILHISGDILGSGHMLSSGSFEASADSGISGKIPDAGEYHSGEPMASRGSGGSGGFISGGFADVSSGYISSESFASGNFEDLVSGTDSDFVSGVTSGFVSENNVSVDSGDFVSGESGDIVSGTSGGFVSGVPEDIVSGTSGDFVSGESGNIVSLVPVDLVSTESGGFVSGESGGFVSGESGGFVSGESGGFVSGESGGFVSGESGGFVSGESGGFVSGVSDVLVSGDNKEFVSGVSGHSGNSLEVISGYSGEHSGVSGDSGSGPPVVTLVPGGEEEIHITVTSQPEEFSGIPEETGPPEESGFFERVTITPTLKEEEELFSTTQTPPQEVTGSATGSGQPESPDPDVEVIEIDTKGMSTCLLCICLGGSVYCDDVKLVNVPPLPKDTTHFYARYNKITKINKSDFANLNKLKRIDLTSNTIWKIEDGALYGLPALEELVIRENSLAQLPALPASMTLVDASHNHLGRTSIQNEAFKDMTGLLYLYLTDNKIDHVPVPLPETLRSLHLQNNNIQMIHEDTFCKQKDMHYRRNGLEDIRLDGNPVILSRTPQAYVCLPRIPIGALV